A single genomic interval of Perca fluviatilis chromosome 19, GENO_Pfluv_1.0, whole genome shotgun sequence harbors:
- the nkx1.2la gene encoding NK1 transcription factor related 2-like,a, translating to MLDPKDSGVTMMSSHKISFSIIDILDPNKFNSKRGNELSIVKEKFPVPHEEGTSLDSDSTATENFRVECTKAGEETGDEHSAASRHPAVVADPLLLSPPAETEPCLTGEQDEGESTATLQDPSQHKRRRLDQACAKPRRARTAFTYEQLVALENKFRATRYLSVCERLNLALSLSLTETQVKIWFQNRRTKWKKQNPGADSTLQPGSNSLVNVSPNPPTCGASPASFHQTFPNFSSGNVIFHTAGGVPLSSTGGLLHPFMSSGFVQPTYFNPHL from the exons ATGCTGGACCCCAAGGACAGTGGGGTGACTATGATGTCCAGTCATAAGATTTCCTTTTCTATAATTGATATATTGGATCCGAACAAATTCAACAGCAAAAGGGGAAACGAACTTTCAATCGTCAAGGAAAAGTTCCCTGTGCCTCATGAAGAGGGAACAAGTTTGGACTCGGACAGCACTGCAACCGAAAACTTCAGAGTTGAGTGCACGAAAGCAG GGGAAGAGACAGGAGATGAACATTCTGCAGCCTCCAGGCATCCTGCGGTTGTTGCTGACCCCCTTTTGCTCTCCCCACCGGCTGAAACAGAGCCCTGTCTCACCGGGGAGCAGGATGAGGGAGAGTCAACTGCCACCCTGCAGGACCCCTCACAGCACAAGCGGCGGCGTCTGGACCAGGCCTGTGCCAAACCACGGCGTGCCAGAACAGCGTTCACGTACGAGCAACTGGTGGCTCTGGAAAACAAGTTCCGCGCGACCCGGTACCTGTCTGTGTGCGAGAGACTAAACCTGGCTCTGTCCTTGAGTCTGACCGAAACCCAGGTGAAAATCTGGTTCCAGAACAGAAGGACCAAATGGAAAAAGCAGAACCCTGGGGCGGACAGCACTTTGCAGCCCGGATCAAACTCCCTGGTCAACGTCAGTCCAAACCCGCCTACCTGTGGGGCAAGCCCCGCCAGTTTCCACCAAACTTTCCCCAACTTCAGCTCTGGGAATGTGATCTTCCACACTGCCGGTGGTGTTCCGCTTTCATCCACTGGGGGGCTCTTGCATCCCTTCATGTCCAGTGGTTTCGTCCAGCCGACTTATTTTAATCCACATTTATGA